Below is a window of Phocoena sinus isolate mPhoSin1 chromosome 2, mPhoSin1.pri, whole genome shotgun sequence DNA.
CCAGAGGCCCAAAGTTCATTTCTTTGTGCCTAAATTTTATGGGTTAGAAAAAAGAAGGTACTGTCCATGGGATGCCTTGGGAAAATAGAACAAGGAGGTATTGTGCAATTTTCCAGGTTCTGTGCTAGGTGTTGTGGatataaaggtaaataaaatatagcCCCTGTTCTGGACAAGCTTACAGATTTAGAAGTGAGGACagacaagtacacacacacacacaaatcacagCACAGTGTGATAAACACAGTAATCAAAGTGTACACCTGGTACATGACAGCACAGGGGAGTGTAGCTTGTAGGAGAGAATTGAGGTGGGGGAAGAAAATCAGTCTGCCTAAGAATCCGCAGCTTCCTAAATTAGGACTTTCATTCTGCCCTTCTTGAAAgccatcttctttcttctctcatatGGAGAAATATTCAGATCATAGAGGCGTAGGAAAGATAGtaacagaagaagagagaaatgagggACAGCTAACTGTCTTGGAGAAAACAAGCTCATTTTAAGCTTTTCAAGACTTTAGATACATAATTAACTACATTAGCGTTCTTGTCTCTTTAAGAAATGCTTATATTAAATTGAGGTCTGAGAGGAAGGCAGATTCCTAACTGAGCTCCTGCCcttagtataattttaaaacagctgCAACTCCAATCATATGTTGTTTAGCCCAGAAACATGCTGCCTTTTTCTtggttgttttcctttgttcATGGATTAGTTCACAGATACAGTGTTAAGAAATACATGGCTGAAAAGATTTGATAACACTGCATGGCTCATATCCATCTCAACCTCTCTTTTTATTGAAGAGAAATTCACATGACATAAAATGCATAATCTTAACCATTtcgaagtgtacaattcagtggcttttagtacattcacagcattgtgcaaccaccaccactatctaattccagaaattttcataacccccccaaaaaaccccataCCCATGAAGCACACGtttcccattccctctccccctcaACCCCTACCAACCTCTAAGCtgctctgtctctatggattcgGCTGCCCCGGAggtttcatagaaatggaatcatgcaatatgtgacttttgtgtctggcttctttcactctgcGTAATATTTTCAGGGTTTGTCTATGTTGTAGTGCGTTTTgaaacttcattcctttttatggatggaTCATAAAAAGATggaccacatcttgtttatccattcatcagttgatggatatttggattgttgATCtctttggctactatgaatagtCCTGTTATGAAGATTCATGGACAATGTTTTGTTCAAATACCTAGTTTGGTTTTGgggagtaaatacctaggagtggaattgctgggtcatatggcgattctgtttaactttttgaggaatcatCAAATATTCTAAAGTTGCTGCATCATTTTTTATGCCCACCAGAACATATAAGGGTTCTCATTTCTCCATATGCTCAacatctgttatttttcttttccttaaaaaaaattattatagccACCCTAGTGGATGTAAAGtagcatcttttcatggattAAAAATTCATCATAGAAACCACTTGACAAAGAGAAAAGCATGCTCACATCAGGtcttaagttttcttcttttgtatatGAGGCTACCAGTAAATTGAGAGGAGATTTCCCTAAAATGAGCTGCAAAATAAACATATGAGATCCTGAACAATAGAGCTGTGCTTTACTGGCTCCCATCACCCACTCCCCCTGGAACAACCATGATCAAAGCCAAGGCATCTAGATGATGACTGTTGAAATGTCACCCCCCTGAGGAATAGCCAGGTGTCTTTAGTCAGTGACTGGCAAAGAGGCATTTAAATCATTACGAGGTTTGGCTTGTTAAAAGCTCTGCTGGGGAAAAAGAAGCCggtttttaaaaaacctgatgaacattcttttttttttttctccatatgcactgtattttttaaggaaaatgaaatacaacTAACCACGAATTCCACATCCTACTTAATTTGTTGAGATAAAGCAATGGGTTAAGCAGCTTGGGTCTTAGGAAATTTCAGATTTCTTCCCAGCACATTTCTCATTAATAATTCAGTGTCCATTGCACACATTCCTATGACAGTCTgtcatcttttcttttatctctgaTTGCTATAATCAACACACTACAGAAGTTATTCTTTTGCTTTGAGGAGCACTTAGTTTTGAGAACTAAAGCACATACATGCAAATGATACCCAGATAAAGCAAGGGGGAaatagaaattttactttttttttcttccaatttctgCATCCATTTCTGCATTCTGGAGTGTCTGGTACAGATATCCTCGATGAGGAATTTAGTTTCTGTTTAGGTTTGCCTCTTCTTAGTGTAAACTGTACTGATGAGAGGGAAGCTGAGACTCACAGCACAGTGGGTGCCGCCTGGCTGAGAGGAAGAACTAACAAAAACTGACACAAAGCTTAGGCTTGAAAGAGGCCCCGCAGCACTAGGCTGCTGAAGGTCAGTCTTCCTGGGAACCTGCACGGTTCAGACAAAGACTTGAAGGGATCTTGAAAAGAACTGGGGAGCTGGATGGAGTGATTCTTCTTTGGACTGGAAGGATTGGAAAGCCAAAGGGAGCCCAGACTAGGGATGGTGGAAAGTCCTAGAGATCCTTAAAAACCATGataattgaactttttttttttttaaacacagtaaCTGTTCAGTTCCTAAATGAAGTCAGTGAGCTTTAGGCATGCCTACATTGATTTTTGTGTCTTAAAAGTTTAGGCACGTGGCACACATCCAGGGGCCTCAGAAAAATGCAATCTTAAGTATTTCACAGAGAGACTCGAAGGTCTTCCTGATGTTCCTGGAGTTGGCGACAGGTCTGATCACCTGCCGGTCCCGACTGGCATCCCTGCTCTCCCAGGCCTATACACTCTCCTCCCCCGGGGCCCACCAATTCTCCCGGGTACAAAGTACATCAGGGATGCGGGCGGAGTCTTTCCAAGCGGCGCAGCCGTATCTATACCCAGCGAACACCTAGATGGATTTCCAATACCGCGCCTGGCACgtttgggaggggagggggaggggagagggaggcgggGGGAGCCTCGGGCTCCTTCTGTGCCCCCAGGCGCGCGTCCTCCTTTCTAAAGTCGATTTTCCTCTGGGAGACGCAGGGGGCTCTGGGCACTACAAGCTGTTTTAAGAGATTCGCAATGATTTTCTCAGGCCTCCGAACACTCCCTCCCTCGAAGAGCCCGCCTGCGGGGTTGTAACGCAGGAGTCCCTAACGCACAGTTGCTGTCCTTCTTCCTTCTAATGTTCGCGGCGTAGGGTCAGTTTCCGCGACTCTTCAGAGTAAATCTGAGTGGGCGCCTGTGCTGGGGTCCCGCCCAAGGAAAGGAGTGGGACCGCACGAAGAACGTCACCGCGCTACCAGACCTCACAGGCACTTTGCACGGGCCATCTACGCGTCGGTCTGGAGGTAGCGTGCCCTGGGTAAGGACTTCCGCAGCGGTTCTCAGGAGCagagcaggtggggtgggggggagtttGGGGTCCCGGACGACTGGACGGGAGTGGGTCCCCCAGGGTGGGGCAGCAACTGAGGGAAACGGAGATGTACTCCAGACATCCGTGCCTAGGGTCTGCTTCAGTCTTTGCTTTGGATAGAAGCAGGGTGAGATGGGACAGAATCTCCACCTTTGTTTCCCATCCACCCTTCATGAAAGCGGAGAAACTCCCCAGGTCCCCCTGATGGGGATGGGTAAAGGGGTGCTGCAGGGGAACCCCAGAAGCAGCTGCTCTAGTCGATCGGAGCTCAAAATTGGGAAGGAAAAAACTGGGCGAGGGGTGATAAGCCACCTATATCGCctacctccctctctttctccgcccccccccccaatttcGTAGCTGCTGACGCGCGGGTGGTGCCTATTAATCATTCACCAGCCCACAGCCGCGGCAGTTAATGGCTGTTCCGCGCGGGTCCCTAGTCTCCCGGCACGTTCGCGTGTGCCCAGGTGCCCTGGAGCGGCGAGCGGCTGCGCGCAGGCAGCCGCTGGGCGATGCGCTCCGCCGGCGCCGGTGGAGCCGCGCTCCTGCAGTCTCTGAGCGCTTCCCCCAGGCGCCCAGCAGCTGTGAGCTGCGGGCGGACGGCCGGTGTGCCAAGTGACAGCGCAAGAGGCGGGGACGCCAGTAGAActccccagccctggcagccCCATCGGCCCCCATGTTGTTCCCCAATGGCAccgcctcctctccctcctctcctagCCCCAGCCCAGGCAGCTGTGGCGAAGGCGGCGGCAGCAGGGGCCCCGGGGCCGGAGCTGCAGACGGGATGGAGGAGCCGGGGCGAAATGCGTCCCAGAACGGGACCTTGAGCGAGGGCCAGGGCAGCGCTATCCTCATCTCTTTCATCTACTCCGTGGTGTGCCTGGTGGGGCTGTGTGGGAACTCCATGGTCATCTACGTGATCCTGCGCTACGCCAAGATGAAGACGGCCACCAACATCTACATCCTCAACCTGGCCATCGCCGATGAGCTGCTCATGCTCAGCGTGCCCTTCTTGGTCACCTCCACGTTGCTTCGCCACTGGCCCTTCGGCGCGCTGCTCTGCCGCCTCGTGCTCAGCGTGGACGCAGTCAACATGTTCACCAGCATTTACTGTCTTACTGTGCTTAGCGTGGACCGCTACGTGGCCGTGGTGCACCCTATCAAGGCAGCACGCTACCGCCGGCCCACCGTGGCCAAGGTGGTGAATCTGGGCGTGTGGGTGCTATCGCTGCTCGTCATTCTGCCCATCGTGGTCTTCTCGCGCACGGCGGCCAACAGTGACGGCACGGTGGCCTGCAACATGCTCATGCCCGAGCCCGCCCAGCGCTGGCTGGTGGGCTTCGTGTTGTACACTTTTCTCATGGGCTTTCTGCTGCCCGTCGGGGCCATCTGCCTGTGTTACGTGCTCATCATCGCCAAAATGCGCATGGTGGCCCTCAAGGCCGGCTGGCAACAGCGCAAGCGCTCAGAGCGCAAGATCACcctgatggtgatgatggtggtgatggtgtttgTCATCTGCTGGATGCCTTTCTATGTGGTGCAGCTAGTCAACGTGTTCGCAGAGCAGGATGACGCCACGGTGAGCCAGCTGTCGGTCATCCTCGGCTATGCCAACAGCTGCGCCAACCCCATCCTCTATGGCTTCCTTTCAGACAACTTCAAGCGCTCTTTCCAGCGCATCCTTTGCCTCAGCTGGATGGACAACGCCGCCGAGGAGCCAGTCGACTACTACGCCACGGCCCTCAAGAGCCGCGCCTACAGTGTGGAGGACTTCCAGCCTGAGAACCTGGAGTCCGGCGGCGTCTTCCGTAATGGCACCTGCACGTCCCGGATCACTACTCTCTGAGCCCGGGCCAAGCAGGGGCTTTGTACCAAGAGAAGGGGAGGATGAGGAGAAAGGAAGGCCGGGTGCGAGAGGTGAAAGTATCCCAGAAGTCAGGGTGCAATGGGGAAAGTGGGGCTAAGACACTGTGTGCTTCTGGTGGAGACCCGGGAAAGGCGCGCGACAAAGGTGGAATTGGACGCTTTGCTTATAAACTGGGAAGACTAGCGGGCCCCCTTCTCCTCTTTCGCTTCTTCCTCCCCTGCGATTGCATTTCTGCATCCCTCTTCGCCCCTCCCTTGGCAATTTCGGTCTTTCTTTACGCCCCGTCCTACCGGTGCAGATCGTGAACTTATTAACGTCGCCAGCTGAGCCTGATCCTCAGCCTTGCCAACCGTCGTTTCTGTTTAAGCTGAGCCACGGTTACCGCCACGGGTTTCCCTCGGGAAAACCCAGCTGGCCCTCAGCCGCGCCCTGCAGGGCCCCTCGCTCGCCAGATTCTGCTTGATGCCTCTAGCGGAGTCTCGAGAACCACCACTCTCCCTTTCTGCAGCCCTACTTCAAAGGAAGTCAGTCTTGAGGAGGATCTCGGCAGCTGGTCCTTTCTCCCACCCTCGGGTGAAGGAAGGTGCGCGCTTCGCCGagcccctcctccactcccactCCACCCAGAGCGGAGACAGGTGCTTAGTAAAATCGGTCCCGCGCTTCGGACCCCAGGCATCCCGCAGTCCTTATCCAAAGCCCACTTTGGAGCAAAAAGGAGCTGAGAACAAGCGACTAGGGGTTTTTAAAAGATTCCGGGCTTTGTTGGGGGAGGAGGGCTTGTAATGGAAGGCCCCTCCCGCCCGGCTCACAAACGGCTCTTTTAGTTTCAAAGACCAAGAGCTAGGCACTCCCGGGGCGCTGGTCTGCATTAGGCCAGGAAGGGCAGGGCGCACTTTCCCCGGGGGCCGCCCGGGAGCTTGGCTGCAGCTCCCCTAGGCTTTCTCCTTCACGCAAGCTTCTGGAGGTGCACATCCAAGAGTAACGACAGGCACCGGACCGGGACCTCAGGTGACGTCTTCCCAGTCTCGGCCGATCCCGACCGCGTCGCCGCCACCTGCAGGTAGAGGGTGCGGCCCGCCCGACCCCTGAGGGCTGCTGCCTTTCAAGCGGTGCCTAATAGGTTATTTTCTTgcttaacatatttatttatttatttgtggcgtttgaaaaaaatgtgtctctgctttccttttctccacttgCCTAGCCCAGGGCCTCTTCTTCGGGACACTGGCGATGGGGCGGGCGCGGAGGTAGCAGTGGGGAAGGCTCTCTCCCCAGGGTCCTGTCCAAGCCTCTCTGTGCTAGGCCCTCTTTTCTTATCCTTTCCTCTagcctttctattttttcttgtgttcAGTGAAGTTTGGAGAGTTTTTCGTACTTTTCTTATGTAGTCTCTTGTTTgtcttataataaataaataacatgggTTAGCCTTCTCCCATGCAGAGCGGAAAGTCCCAAACTCCTAGCTTTCAACATCACCCTACATATGATTTGAATAATATATACTGTATTCAAATCATAATATActcacatactatatatatatatatatttatttatcttgctcCCTTATCATGAGTACGTGAGACAACTGCCAAATACAGTCACTCACAGTGGCAGGTGTGAGACTGGCTAGAACACTTTCAGATACGAGGGTTCAAACAGCCCTCAGACTTAGAACTCCGAAATCTGATTCAGACAGACTTTAATCGGTGCCGAGGGTGCCCCTGCTTATGTCCCTGCTTCCTCTCGGTTCCAGCATAGGTGATTCTAACATACGATCTAGTTAACATCATCACTTCTTTTGAAGACTTTGAAAGTAGAGTAATTTGTGTCTGTGTTTAATCTGACCACTTCATTGGAAGCCTGAGCAGGGCAAGAAccaataattttacttctttgtgtTTCCTGTATTGCTTTAGGATTCTGGCTTGTACATAGTAGGCACTAAATACATGTTTGTTGGTTGATTGTTTAAGTAAACCAGAGTGTATTGCAACAATCGGAGAGTTCTCAACATCTGGGGTTCTCAGGTTCCCTCACTGACATGATACACAATGGTTGAAATCACCatggaaaaatatgttttgtgtatatttgcTTCAAGAACATTGTGCTTTCCAGAAAGCAGCAACCAATAGTTAAAATGTCCCTAATGTTTTGTTTAATGAACAAATATGCTTTTGGTCATAAATTTGAAAGTTTAgatctgtcatttaaaaataatgcatattatTACTCCTTtggaaaatagatttttaatagTTAAGAACAgtgaaatttacaaataaaaatcttGATCACTATCCTCTTTTGAGGACACAGATCTAGTGCTCTTAACCTGTTACCACTGTAATAttaactaaataaacaaatgtattatATTGCTGCAAGTTGTCTGACTTTGCCTTCGGAATTTTCCTGTTTCAACAGAttacttaaaacacacacaaattggCTTGGTTGCTCTTTCATAGATTTTAAGAAGAAAGATTTCGATTAGCTTTGGAATTTTTACCAAGATTGAagttataatttgattttttctgGTAAAGAAAAGTCTGTTAgttcaaagagagagaaaaaagaaaaggaaaaaaaaaactgagtcacTATGAATAGGAAGTACTCTGTGGTTTGCTGTTGTTACCAAACTAACTAGATGATATCACAGTCTCTCACAGATTAAATTTACTGTCTGCCCTCATTTATGACCTCAGACTTTGTTGTGGGAGCTAAGTAATTGCTAATTTACATCCCAGGGAAAggtaatggaaggaaaaaaaaaagtgatcaccTAAAGATGTTTCAGAGGGCAATAGGTAAAGGGAATATAAAAATCAGATTTcaacataaaagaagaaagacataTTTTATGCTTTGTTCAATGATGGCCATTTCTATCCCTGGAAGAATTTAAGAAGGTACtaaaggagtttttttttaaacagactttatttttttagagtgaTTTTATTTTCACAGCAAAATAAGGAGAAAGGAGTATTTTCCAAGCAGTGATACCAGAAGCAGGGTGGGGGGACTGTGGCCTTCAAATACCTTCAAATGCCTTGTAACTGTAGGCTTTATAGTTCTGTACATTATCTCAGCTGGacttgtttttattacttttaaaagctATAGCAAGGCGGCAAATTGAACTCATAACTTTGATGTGCAGagaaaacattttgttcttttggttttAACTAATCTGAACATAATTCCAAGCCCCTTCCAACTGGTTAGCTGGGAGGAAAAATTAATGTTCAAACATCCAACTGAGCTGAtaatttaaatagccattttcagaaaatttcaACTGTCTCTCGGCTGGCCTCCCTTTCCCATTTTACCATCTCTAAAATGGCTTTAGAGTGAATATTGGGAGAGACTTTGTGTCCCAATGGAGGAAGGGACGAGGTGGGGTCCTTGGAAAAGCAGCTCTGTCTGCCCTTGGCTCTCTGGGAACAGGTCATTTGTCACCTGGATGATTCCGGGTTGCAGTTTGTTGAAATCAGCagcttctggagcctgtgatctgaCTTCTCAGCTTGGTGAGCGCTGCGCCACAGCTCCTGTGCGCTGCAACCCTCTCAGAGTCTTCTGGGGGTTCTCATACGGCCCACCAGCCTGGGGTCTACCCCTGTCTGAAAGCAGTGACCTGGCCCTGCCACAGCAGGCAGCCCTGTGGTGAGCCTCTTGGCTCCGCGACCACAGGGGGTCTAGGGTAGCTCTGGACTGGCGACCCTCAGGAATTCTTCTGGCTGATAACTTTTTCTGTGGCTCTGTCTCAGGTCTTTTGCACCTCTCCTTACCTTTGTCAACCTCACTCATGAAAAGCATTCCACATACCCTGCATCCGTGTTACACTAGAGGAAAAGCATAGGACTTGAGTCCTTTAGTCTTAGCCTTTGATGtgtgaaggcaggaaaaaaagaatatagaaatcTCTAGGCAACCCCTATTCCCCCTGCCTCACCTGATTTCCAAGCCTTTCTGCACTGCCTAGAAGTTGGAAACAAGCTCTCTCTTATGCTAAGGCGATGAGCCTCACCTCGGGGTGAGAGACAGCAATGAAACATTTATGGAGGAAGGTAAAATGTATCAGTTTAAtgtccttgctctctctcttacTGGGGACCTCTGTGTTCTCAGAGTGGAATTTCTGAGGCCATCTTCTCCCCCCAAGAATGGCCCAAGAAAGGATCACGTTTGAAAATCTTTGATGCTTCATCCAGTTAACACTGACCATTGAAAAATGCTAAATGTATGGTTTGGGCatgaggaaaaaggcaaggagtTCTCCTGGAAAATATTATGTAAGATACATTGttaaaaattgtgatatattcccaacatattttaaacaaataatagaGATGTTATATTTATGTCAGTCTTCTAAAAAACACTTTGGTAGTAGGGTTATGTCTTGCAAATCTCATTCATTCCCTTCTCCATTCTAGCATGCCACGTCAGAGAGGTTAGGTCCTTAACTATAATGATTCATAGACAGTTGCATAATCGTTACAGTAGTGTGTGCTTTAAAAACAAGGTATTGCAAAGTCTGTGCTGCTGTCTGCACCTCTGAGCCCATGAGAACCTCTTCCACATATTCAGACGGTTATCTTGCTTTTCATTCAACACAGTTCATTTGTTGGTGTTAAAAGAAGGCAGAGAGGTTCAACATTGTTACATGGTTTCCCAAGATGGAGGCAGGTGCCCATATAATGTTATAAGTGATTATTTACTGCTTTGCTGAATATCTGGAGACAGGGTACTGTATTGAGTGTGCTCCTGAGAGAACTGCCTTAGGGATGAGCAGATACATCCAGCTTCTGATTTCACCCATAAGGAAAAGGAAGGTGCTCCTGCAATGATGACACAGCTTGTGAACAGAAGCAACCAGTTCAAACTAAAATATCAAAACACCTGCTTGTCAAACTGTTGGGCAGAGAAAAGCATCATCTAAAAAGGAGATATAATTTTATCTAAAAGCCCTTTGGTAAAATGTTCACTTTGATGATAAACCTAACTATTGTCAAAACATATATCAAATGCAATCTTCTTGGCCTAAAGCTGGaaatattatacttatttaaGGCTGAGACTACAGGCATGCTTCTAAAATTCTTTGGAATAATAATGAGCTTAAGACTCTAAAAATAAATACCTCTTTAAGCCACACTGATTCAAGTCTTCAGTTTTGAGTGGACAAgatgtataaaatgaaatgagatgtgGCCATCAGCTAATGTACTATCTCTGCAGTGGGATTCAACTCTACGCCCCTCCTCAGCACCTACATGCCGGGACCAGACACAGACCACAGACCTCCAGTGCTCCcagctttaaaaatttaagaaagattTACTATGTATCAGACTCCATCTGGAGGAAGACTTATTATGGAGATGCTGTAGGATAGCATGTACAGAAAAAGTTCTGACTTTCACAATAATACCTGTATCAAAAGACAACTAatacttcatttaaatttaaagagagagagagagagagaaatctgagACAAGATAGGCaagcacaaaaatattttacaataacacATGTGACTTGTGTGACTCTTCTAGGAAAGGCTGTCCAAATATTGATGAACAGTAACTCTCAATAGTGTTCTTTGTCTCTATAACCCTCGAACAATTCATTAATCTAGCTAATATTATTAGCAGtggcaaaatgtctattcaaagtcaataattaaattaaacattCTCCTTCATGTCCAATGAGCCACTGTAACTAGCAAACTCAACCAGATGTCTGCACGTCTATTTCAAAAGACCCTCAAGTCTCCCTATATAAAACTCGGTGTGGAATCTGAACTTAAACACACACAAGGTAATTAAGCAAAAAGGGATTTCTTAGCTAATAATTGGTGAAACAGAACTTCAGACCTCTGCCCCCCACGTCCTTTCCCTTTTAAGTTCCCATTTCCTAactctcctccccccagcctgggactctttgttttctgacttttCCCACTTCTTCCAATAGAgcttttctcagaatttctttTGATCTGTAGTTTACATCACTGACTAGGCTTCAGGTGTTATTTTCCAGAAGCAAAGCTTTTTAATAAGGACATAGTATCAGAAGGTCAGGCAGCAGTATCCTTGAAATTACGTTTCTGAGGCAAACATTTCTTAACAAGTGGTCTATAgccctgcatcagaatcacccaagAACTTAAAACATGTATGTTCTCTATGCTCCACCTTAGAGATTTTGATTCATTAGGTCTGGGGTGAGCCTTGGTATTTCTAAAGTACTTTAAAGTTTGAGAGGTAGCGATTTAACTGTTAAGAGCATGGAGTCAGCCATCAGCCGACTGGCTCTGCTTTCTTCATTAGGTGATACTGGGCGAGGTAATCTCCATGACGCACATTCATCTGTAAGATCAGGGTAATAATACCTCCATTATAGGGCTATTATGATGAGATGATGCATGTCAAGCGCCAAGCCAGTCAGAACTCTCTTagttgtgaatgaatgaaaacctaATTAGCTCACATAACTGAACATTCTCGAGGAAGATCTGGCTTCACAGTGTACTTGATCTATAACTCGGcacgatcttttttttttcagtctccttttctcatctctttctcaGTCTTGGCTCTATTTTCAGATGGGCTACTCCTGTGTAATTACAGACAGCTGCAGAAAACTGAAACATGACATTTTTCCAGGTTCAAATTTCAGGGGAAATAGTAAAAATGATTCTCCCTAATTAGACTGTCTGAGatcatgtatttgttgggaggcaTCCCTCCATGTGTCTCTCACCTTCCATGCCCCCTGCTGGGTATGCCAAGAATATGAGGCACTGACGACTGTTTACCTAGATTATTTCTCAAGGTTGTGTTTGCAGCAAGCAACCTTGAGCAAGGACAAAGAGAAGGCTTGATTACTGCTTACTATAAATTGGTGGTTTTCCCAAGATCAGTGCCCCTCAGCTGTGACACAGACCCATTGCTGCACACCATCCATCTGGGCTCACCATGAGAATCAGGGGTAA
It encodes the following:
- the SSTR1 gene encoding somatostatin receptor type 1; translated protein: MLFPNGTASSPSSPSPSPGSCGEGGGSRGPGAGAADGMEEPGRNASQNGTLSEGQGSAILISFIYSVVCLVGLCGNSMVIYVILRYAKMKTATNIYILNLAIADELLMLSVPFLVTSTLLRHWPFGALLCRLVLSVDAVNMFTSIYCLTVLSVDRYVAVVHPIKAARYRRPTVAKVVNLGVWVLSLLVILPIVVFSRTAANSDGTVACNMLMPEPAQRWLVGFVLYTFLMGFLLPVGAICLCYVLIIAKMRMVALKAGWQQRKRSERKITLMVMMVVMVFVICWMPFYVVQLVNVFAEQDDATVSQLSVILGYANSCANPILYGFLSDNFKRSFQRILCLSWMDNAAEEPVDYYATALKSRAYSVEDFQPENLESGGVFRNGTCTSRITTL